ACGAACACATTTTGAAACAAGACTAACTAGCACGGATAACAAATCAAAGACCTCCTACCCACTAGGAAGGACGCACTCCTTCGTACCAACCTTCTACCATAATTTgcttcctccacaccttcctatctaggatcatgtcctcgatagggtgaagctgctccatgtcatgtctaatcacctttctccaatatttctttagtCTACCTCTACCTTGCTTAAATCCATCCCGCACTGGGGCATCCGGGCACCTCCTCATCTCATGCCCGAACCATGTCAACCTTGCTTCCTGCATCTTGACTTCCACCGAAGTCACTcgcaccttatctcgaataacctcatttctaatcttatctttcctagtaaATCCACACATCCATCGAAGCATTCTCATATCTTGTCACCTTCATCTTTTGGGTGTACGAATTCTTGACTgaccaacactctgctccatgcAACATAGCTGGTCTAACTACTCTGTAAAATTTTGCAACTtcttaattaagaaaaaaacttaATTGCGACAACATGTTGAATCGTGATCTTGGAGACCGTATTTACTTTTTTAAACCTACTTTTCCTGCCCTAGTTCTTTTGAACGGCCAGGGAGGGgtgaatatgtgtgtgtgtgtggtggGGGGGTTATATCTATGGAATGTGACTAATTAGCAGGAGTGGAGGATTTTTTATGGTTTAGCCTGGAACCTTGCTGACGGATGTTGGTAAGGAGAGTGGAGGGATCCGAGGTACCGATTAAGAGAATAGAGAGTGAGAGATGCTGCTTTAACCTACAGTTCGGCGTcgtgttttaaatgttttatctcACTTCTTTTCTagaaggaaattttttgttgggATGATGTTTTAACAAGTTTCACTTGTGGGATTTTATTGGCTATGTTGTTGTATGATGATGTTCTTAAGCAGGAAAGTAGAAACGAGGTTGCACTTTTTATATTTTGCAGGTTCCAATTCTCTGCAACGATTGCAATAGTACTGGTAAAGCATTTTTTCACATACTTGGCCACAAATGCAAGCAATGTAATTCATACAACACCCGCATGATTGGTACTGGTGAAGATCCCCAATGACATGGTCATGGACGCTAGATGCTCAGCTTGATTAAagtggtgtttttttttttttttttcacattagGCAAACAGCTGCCTCTGCCTTGTTGTTCTTCTtcctttttgttttgtttcttctAGCGATCGGTGTTACTCTATAAAGGAGTATGGGATAGTCATTGGATAAAACTTCTCCATTTATGCTGTTGCATATTGAAAACTTCCAGAAAGTAGCAGACTcggtaaaactaaactaaaaagaaTTGGCTCCTGGTAGGTCAGGTTCAAAGTGGATGTATGTCTTTGGTTGTCCAAGTATCTAGTTTGGATGGTGATGTCTTTACTCTATGTTAGCTCAATGATATCCCTTGAGTTGTCCAGACGGCTAACTTGGCATTATTAAAAGCAGCAAGCATCCAATCGTGGATAAAAGAAGCGTCACTATCACTCGTATAGACAAGAATGGAACCTGGCATCGCCACAGACGTTACTGTGAATTTTTTTAACCCCTACTTGGTGTTTTACCTTCAATTATCTCAATGATATGTTGGGGCAATGACATGCTTGATATTGGTAAGTTCAATCTATTCAATGACATATGCATGAGTCACAATCTTCTCTACCATTTAAGAGAAGCATTTCACAACCTTCGGTTTCAACAAATTTTCATCTCTATTAAAACACACACCTTCAAGTCGCCTGAACCGACCGTCTAGCTCTTTCAGATTTGGGTTTGGGCCGGGGACCTCCAGTGACAGCGAATTGGTAGAAGAACAACGGTTGGATTTGCAGGAAGAGAgtataataaaagagaaaaagattctcaaaaatttctaattttttaataagGTTGTGCATATTTCGTATGGATTTTGTTGTTACATCTTAAAATTGGAATAACATTGTTAGGTCAATTTGTTTGACTTTggcctacttttctttttaacttttcgcattttcacatgatatatttaaaaCCAGAAGATTTAAAAACGAGATCGATTATCGATCCGACCTATATATAGACGGATCGACATAGCCAAATTTTCTCAGTTAAAATAGGTAAAACGGATTGAAACGGAGGGAGCACATATTTCCCCACGTGTCcataaaacttgaaaaaaaaaaaaaaaagaattgggcTTGCCCGAGTAGTTTATAGCCTTTTGGGCCTCAATAGGTGAACCACCAAATcatcctctttttcttcattcgATTCGAAAATTAGGGTTTTGTGCGGTATGGAGAGAGCAATGAATGTTAGGATGAAAAATGGGGATCGGAAAAGTAAGAAGACAGGAAAAAAGAATAATATGCAGAGAttaggaggaggaggaagaggcgGCTTATCACTGGAAGCATTTGCAAACGCCAAAACCAAGACCAACACTTACAACCCTGCCATCATAAGTAAATAATTTGTTGGCCCCGTGTTTTTCTAATCTATGTTCCTTCTAGTAGCATGCTCTGCCTGTAATTGCAAATACATTTTgttttctttagttattttatgCATGTTTACCCGAAATTTTGATCTGCGGTCAAGTTCATGGTGTCTAATATGCtcattctttcttctttctttttttttttttaaaaaattgtgcaGAGAAGCAAAGGGAGTTCTATAAGAATGCCAAATATGTGAGTAAATATAAGAGGATAATGAAGCAACATGGGGAACCTTCTGATGGCGCAAGACACGTAGAGGTTTCTTATTATCCATCACTCAGCTTCTTGTTTGCTACTGCACAAAAAAATGTAATTGTGGAATTAGACTAAGCTGATTTACAATCCTACCTTGCTTTTGCCCTAGGACATCTCTGGGTCCTCTACTTTAATGCTGCATTATTGGTAGTATTCGGTAGTAGGTGTTTATTCGAATTTCCAATTGCCATTTCAGGATGATGGACAGGATATTGAAAGAGCTGCTGCTGATAAGGAGGTGGatacaaaaaataagaagaaaagtggTGTAAGCCTAAGAGAAATATATGAGAGAAAACGGGAGGAGGACGGCAAGGCGAGGATGGAGACAGAGGCCGCTATTCAAGCCAGGAAAGAGGAAAGACAGGGAGCTGAAGCTCGAAGGAAAGAGCTAAGGGGAAAAATGCTGAAGAAAACCAGGTCTGGCCAACCAGTCATGAAGTATAGAATACAACATATTTTGGAAACACTTGAAGGGTCAAAAGAAGATTAAGCAGTGACACCGGGAGAATCAAAAAACAGCCTACAAAATCAAGTAGAAGAGTTGAAGGAAAAATTCTGCGTTTATCGTCTGTCTGTCTTGtccaataaaaatatattattatactcCGTCTTGTTTTCAGTAACCCTCTTCAGACATGGATAGATCCACCTTGTTAGGTGTGATTTGTGAATTTGATCATTAATCATAGGCAGAAAGGATCGGGATTCCCTTGAACTTCACATTCGCTTACCCATTGAACAGTGGAGTACTATACTCTACTGTAATACAAATCACTCTGTTATCTTTTCCCATTTAATCTTTCGGCAGACAAGTAGTGCACTCACGTATTCTATCTTTTGCTTTCTTATTAAGGAGTACCAATACCAATTATGCTCTTTTTATCATCATGGGTTTGGAGGAGAACAGCCCCATTCACTTCTTTAAAATCTCTTGAATTGTAAAGGTGGATttagaattttaactttttatcttgaattctttACCATCGACCGCATCATACTTGAAATTATGAgttcaaaatttatattaaaagatTAGTAAATTTCACATGCTATAATAGAAGAACGAAACTGCAGCAAACTGGTGGAACTTCCAATTTCCATCCACATCTCACAGTTCGATTGGCATATGGGGGGTTGTTCGACATGTTCTGAAATTTATGGCttaccaaaaataaatttctaaagaGATTTCATAAAACATAGAAGCTCTGAATTATAAAATTAGCTGCATAACAAAATACACAAAGTCCAAATCTGAACACCCCCCACAGTCTTCCACCAAAACAAAATACCAGTAATTCTTACTCCAAATGAATAATACTCAGTCAACAACCCCACAGAGCTTAAACTCCTTATAAATTGGAGTAAATTAACTCGGTCAACATGTGTAAGTGTCCACGGCTTGTGAGCTCTTGTACGTAACACTTCCTGGCTACCATGTGACACCTCAACCAGCACTGCACTACACAAGACCTGAATAAACGAACAGGGAGGATTAATAACTTGAAGGTGAACTGCTTGCCCTTCACCCTTGCAGAAGCTAATGCATTTCAATTGCTAATGTGCGGCATCTTGATTCATTATCCGAACAAAACCAGGCATGTCAAACCTTGGTCCAGCCACTGTCCGGTATATGTAAAGTTTTTCAACAGGACAGCTTTCCGACTGCGTGTCGGGAGGACCATTCTCATCTATAACTTCAATATTAAGCCTAGGCATCTTCTGACTTAGCAGCTCACAGGCTCCAAAACTTACCGAACAAGAAGACATCCAAAGGGATCTCATTGTCTCCAGCTTTGCAGCATTAGCCAAAAGAGCCTTGTCTCCAAAGGGACAGTCTCTGATCTCTAGTTTTCTAAGGCTTTCACAACCAGAGAGCACATGGTGTAGGCCCAAATCACTATCCCCAACAAATGCGACGGAAAGCATCTCCAACTTTTTAGCATGGGCCCCAATGTACTCAAATATACGGTCAGTAAGAAGGCCAGAAAGAGAAAGTCGCCGCAACTCTTTGCATTGTTCCACTATTGCCCCAAAACCAGCATCAAGCGGTTCAAGAGTCAAGTAATCAGGAGATCGAGGTTCCAAAATACACAAGCGAAAACAAATCATGTTAGGACGGTTTCTAGCAATAGTAACCAAAGCGGCATTTGTCATTTGGCGGCAGAAATATAAAACAGTTTGGAGCTTAGGGCAACCATCTGAGACAGCTACAAGACCCTGCTCTGTCAAGGAAACATTTGGTTCTGGACCAAAGGGATCAGAAGGAAACACCCTAAGTTCTTGAAGGTCCTTACAGGAAGCAGCAAGTGCCTGGAGACCGGTATCTTCAATGTAGTCTAGTACCTGTAGTGACATTCATTCAAATTGAAGTGTCTTCAACACTAAGCAGCAATACCAGCTTAtagcaagaaagaataaagaaccaCTGGCAGGAAATACTTCTAACGTCCGAGGAAAAGAGAACAGATAAAGGCCTTTAGCATATAAGCATCTAATTCAGATTGATAAATATGTCATATGGCCAACGTGAGTGAGAATTACAGAACTGAAGGATCTCGCTTCCAGATCCTACTCATGAAAAGGTCTATAATTCTCATATATATGACCGCTGTGTATGAGAACTACAGAACCGaagaatctatcttcaagatCCTACTCATGTAAATGTCTATAACTTCAACTGTTTTATCAACCTTATGAGTAGTGGAAACTATCTGGAGCTTTGGATCTTCCTAACcttcatatcatgatttttatcCTAAATATAGTTGCTGAACAGAATTTACAAGACGATAAACAAGTAGAATTTAATGTGCTTCTCTAAGAACCCCTTGCTCTAGATACCATGCTCATAAGTTATTAGAATGTTGTGACTGAGAATAAAGGGCAAGTGCAAAAGTAAAAGAGCAATCTAGAACATACCCACAATCTCTGCAAATTGTGACACCGGCTTATGAGCTTGTTAAGATCAGGGTTTTGAATAGTAGCATAGCTTAAATTCAATGAGGTGAGTCTGGAGCAAACTGGATATACAGCTGGAAGGTAAGCTGGCGTGACATCCCAAAATCCAGACAAGCCTTCAAGTTTCTTGCAGCCTGAAAAAGCTTCTTCAAGGTTTGAGAAAACATCAGACTGTACCTCAGAGGAGTAGGCACCTGTACCAAATTCAACCAATTGTGGAGCACGGCATAATAGGTCTGGAAGCTTTTCAAGGGGCACAGCTTGACTGAGCCGAAGTGTCTTCAAATTAGGAGAACAAGTAATCAGACGCTCCAGATCCGAGAAGTTGATCTCAGAACCCAAACAAGAAATGTTAAGTGACACCAGTGAAGTACAGCCATCAGGAAAATGACTGAGCCAATCACTACTTAGGTCCTCCACTTCACTTTCTCCCAAGTCTAGTTCTCTCAGATTCCTGCAGCATAACGTGAGTTACATGCGAAAATATGTCAGAAGAATCTGAATAACAATTTCAGGGAAGTGTAATAGAATAAAATCTTAAAGTCAATAGACATCGGAGAATCTTTTTTCGAACTATAGACACAGGAGAATTCAGCTTGCGGAACAAGTATATTTCCAGTACCAGCAATTAATTGAACCCCATTTCATAAATTCGCCAACTAAGCATGTTAACATTGAACCACAGTGACGTCCATTTTTAACCCTTTTGAAGAACAGGCACCACATAAACATCACTACAAGCCCCCACCAGATATAACACAATGTCTCCAACCAAAGCACCAGATATAAATTTCATTACAATTCCTTCAAAGAGGTTTTAAGATCACattcaagaaaatatgtaaaagaaGCGAACGAAGAGAGCATATTTTCTTCAAATCTGAACTGCATAGTTAATCAAAGTGATCGGAATCTACCCAATAACCAGAAATGAAACCACATTATTGGGAAAGTAGTTCTCACATGGTGTGCAACAAGAAATACAAAGTAAAAGCAAGTCCATCCTTATATGCGTTTTAAGAAATCAACTAGCTTGAAATTTCCATAACAAAGCTTCCCAAATCTACTGATCACTGAGATGCAAAAGGGAAATTTAGAAAGGGAAAATGAAAGACCTATTTGGATTCTATGCTCAACTAAATCCTAG
The Capsicum annuum cultivar UCD-10X-F1 chromosome 6, UCD10Xv1.1, whole genome shotgun sequence DNA segment above includes these coding regions:
- the LOC107875216 gene encoding uncharacterized protein LOC107875216 isoform X1; amino-acid sequence: MERAMNVRMKNGDRKSKKTGKKNNMQRLGGGGRGGLSLEAFANAKTKTNTYNPAIIKKQREFYKNAKYVSKYKRIMKQHGEPSDGARHVEVSYYPSLSFLFATAQKNDDGQDIERAAADKEVDTKNKKKSGVSLREIYERKREEDGKARMETEAAIQARKEERQGAEARRKELRGKMLKKTRSGQPVMKYRIQHILETLEGSKED
- the LOC107875216 gene encoding uncharacterized protein LOC107875216 isoform X2, which translates into the protein MERAMNVRMKNGDRKSKKTGKKNNMQRLGGGGRGGLSLEAFANAKTKTNTYNPAIIKKQREFYKNAKYVSKYKRIMKQHGEPSDGARHVEDDGQDIERAAADKEVDTKNKKKSGVSLREIYERKREEDGKARMETEAAIQARKEERQGAEARRKELRGKMLKKTRSGQPVMKYRIQHILETLEGSKED
- the LOC107875214 gene encoding protein TRANSPORT INHIBITOR RESPONSE 1, with protein sequence MASASLPEQVLKHLFSFLTSDKDRNCVSLVCKLWYEVERRCRRSVFIGNCYAVTPDIMIRRFPQLTSLTLKGKPHFADFNLVPDGWGAYVDPWIAAMSQSYPFCLEEIRLKRMVVTDESLELISTSFHNFKVLILLSCEGFTTDGLAAIAANCRNLRELDLGESEVEDLSSDWLSHFPDGCTSLVSLNISCLGSEINFSDLERLITCSPNLKTLRLSQAVPLEKLPDLLCRAPQLVEFGTGAYSSEVQSDVFSNLEEAFSGCKKLEGLSGFWDVTPAYLPAVYPVCSRLTSLNLSYATIQNPDLNKLISRCHNLQRLWVLDYIEDTGLQALAASCKDLQELRVFPSDPFGPEPNVSLTEQGLVAVSDGCPKLQTVLYFCRQMTNAALVTIARNRPNMICFRLCILEPRSPDYLTLEPLDAGFGAIVEQCKELRRLSLSGLLTDRIFEYIGAHAKKLEMLSVAFVGDSDLGLHHVLSGCESLRKLEIRDCPFGDKALLANAAKLETMRSLWMSSCSVSFGACELLSQKMPRLNIEVIDENGPPDTQSESCPVEKLYIYRTVAGPRFDMPGFVRIMNQDAAH